GCCGCCCAATATTCCAGCCAGGACAATTAGTCCTCGTTGCTGCAAATTCCAATAGGGCATAGCCCGATGACATAGCCTCTTCCCCTTGTTGAGGGCTAAAAGGGTGATGGCAAAACTACTGAGGATAATGGTGAAGGACATTTTAATCACATCGGGAGGCAACAAAGGCGCAAAAAACCCTAACCCGAGAAAAATCCCGAGGAATCCTCCGAGACTGCCCCAGCGGATCACCCGACCTTCGATGTGAATGCCTGTGCTCCAAATGCCTAAGGAGGCGGCACTCATACCAACAGCTTGAATAGCCAGGGAAAATACCTTGGCGTCGTGGGCTGGAATCTGCAGGAGTTTAGTAAATACCGGGAAAGCAACTGCTCCGCCACCCACGCTGGTTCCTCCAGCAATCATGGAACCAAAAACCATCGTCAAGGCAATTTCCCAATGGTTGATCAGATGGGTAAAGGCTTGCTGATGACCGAGAAGGGTCAGCCATGTTGTCCATATGGTCAGAGCTATGATGACCATAACTCTGTATTTAGAAACAGACATTATCACTTCTCGACTTCTCCGTGTCTCAAAATTTGCCTTAAAAATTGGTAAGCATATGTGCTACGCACACGCTAGGCGAACAGCTATCAGCTGAATGCTTACGTAATTTTTTCTCTGTGCTAGAGAAAATTTATGGTTAAACCAAGACGATTAGTCTACATTCTTCACCTCTTTGTGGGTTAACACAGAAAGAACTAATTTTTCTTGGATATCCCGAACAGAAACTACACAGGTGGCAATCATTAGGGAACCCGTATTTAATAGAATCCATCCCTCTGGGGCTGAAGAGTTCAGCACTAGGGGCGCAGTAACTATTACCCCAGCCTTCTTCAAGCATTCACAAGCCGTCCAAATGCAGGTAGCTGCCGTATCCAGATCCTGGCCAGCCTCATGGACAAGCAACTGTGCCAAGCTGAATCGCTCTGCACTAAGCAAGTCTTGCCACACCTCAAGGGTTCGGCAAACCACAGGTTCAACATCACACCCAATTAACGTTGCTCCGGCAACCGCCAACATCAGCTCCCCGGTATAGCTAACGGATACAGACTTATCCTGGTGTATTTCTGTTGAATCAGTAATCACCTCTGGTTTGCCATCAGGTCGGTGGGTGAGCAGAGGGGGATGGAGTGAGGTTGACCTTCTGTTGCCATTGCTTAGAATGTGTTGAATAGTACGATCTCTTTTCACCTTTCGTTCAATAGAAGTGTCGTTGTCCACAACTACTGCAATATCAGCACCAGGGATGAGCTCATGAATTTGACGTTCCAGGTAGGGACCTAGCAATGGTGCAGCCCAAGTTTGCTGAGTGTTAACTGACCCGATTACCTTAAGACAAAGTCCTTCCCAACGCTCCAGAACTTTGCCATCCTCACTGAGTATTTCTAGGTCATAGATGAAGGTGTTTTGAAACTGGGATCTCTCTTGGGCGTGAATATAACGAGGTTGCTCAAATAAACCAGGATTAATCACTATTTGCTTGACACCAGCGGGCAACAAAGTCACATGAGGAATACAAGCTTGCAACCCATGGATTGCAGCATCTCTGGCAGCAGGATCCCCTAATCGGAAATCAGCAGGCAGATAGGGACTAAACCACGGTGATCCCTGTTCGGGTAATAGTTCCGCTATACATTCTTTTGCCCGCAGTTTGTGGTATTTTCGTAAGCGACGGAAGCGACCTGAGTGGAAAAGAATGCCACCGTATAAATCCTGGTCAGGGTTGAGGGAAATAACACATTCAGTTGTAGAGTTTGGGGAACCAAAAAGGCTCGACAAGGGATTCTGTTGTTGAACAATATTTTTCTGAATGTCGTTTTGTGGTTTGAGTGTGGAATTGTGAATAATAGAGTAGGTTGCCCGAAAGTGATCGACCTGGAATGCTGTCTGTTCAGTGCGAATAACAACATCCACATAGTTGTGAGATCGCACCAGGGCAGCAATGCGAATCTTGAGGGAGTCATTGGCAGGAACAACCACAGGTCGATTAAACTGAACATCCTCGAAACAGATGGATTTCAAGGGACCTGCAAGAGCAGTAACCACCTGAGCCATAGCTTCCAGCCCCATCACAGCTGGAAAGATCCGTTCCCCTTGATAGACGTGGTCGTTGAGATAGGGATCTGTCCCGACCGAGAGGTCTGCATCCACCACCAGCTCGATACCAGGGTAGTAGATTCTGGGTTCCTCCAAAAATCGTAAGAAGGGGAATTCAGGATGCTCCATCCTTAAGGTGGGTGCTTCCCCAAACCGACCCGTAATCAGGACCGATGTCACGGGTAATGGTTGAGCTACCAATTGCCGTAAGATAGAAATCCCTATATCCGGCGAAATCGGTGTAATCCCTTCTCGCAGTAGCACATCAACTCGCCCCAACCGTTCCCCCATGCCAACCCCCGACCAGATGGACCACTCCAAATTCAGGCAGCGACAGCTTGGTTGTGCCTGCTGAAACTTCTCGACAAGATTGGCTAGCCATTCATTGGCCAGGGCATAATCTGCTTCACCTCGCAGACCAGTGCGGGCAATCAGCGAACCAAAGGTGATCAGGAGTTTGAGGGCTTGAGGGTTGACTGTTGACAATAGATTATTGAGCCCTTGAACCTTTGGCCCTAGGGTTTTGTGGAAATCTGCTGGGGTCAGTGTGGTCAAAAGTTGAGGTGTATTTACCCCAGCACCATGGAGCACCGCCGTAATCGGTCCGAACTGGGTCTCAAATTTTTGCACAGCCCTTTGTAAAGCCTGCACATCAGTCACATCTGCTGCTTCGTAAAGCACCTCAACGCCACTTACTCGCATCCGTTCCAGGTTGTGGAACAACTCATCATCCGTATCTGGATGTGAGCGCCCTAAGAGTGCCAAACGCACCCCCGTTTCTCGGGCCAACGCCAACGCACATTCAGCGGCAATTCCCTTCCCTCCACCCGTCACCAGCAAAACATCTGTGACAGTCAGAGGAATTTCTGGGGCGGCCTGCTGCCATTGTTCTAATTGCAGTAATTGCAAAATAGGTACCTGTCGGTTACCCTGA
The Moorena sp. SIOASIH genome window above contains:
- a CDS encoding sulfite exporter TauE/SafE family protein, with translation MSVSKYRVMVIIALTIWTTWLTLLGHQQAFTHLINHWEIALTMVFGSMIAGGTSVGGGAVAFPVFTKLLQIPAHDAKVFSLAIQAVGMSAASLGIWSTGIHIEGRVIRWGSLGGFLGIFLGLGFFAPLLPPDVIKMSFTIILSSFAITLLALNKGKRLCHRAMPYWNLQQRGLIVLAGILGGIMSGLVGNGIDIVIFSVMVLLFRVSEKVATPTSVVLMAINALAGLVLQVFVFHDFSEQVQGYWFAAIPIVVVGAPLGAMLCNLLHRKTIANILIGLIALELITSLLLIPLRPAVIYASLTTLIVFSSLNYWMYRTQIYAITNPISITTWKDT